One Kitasatospora sp. MAP12-44 DNA segment encodes these proteins:
- a CDS encoding glycosyl hydrolase — protein MLGHSGLGDRQGESTLRPDWRKPSWKRHDSHLRIGAFAATVVLVAGLLIAGSRSDAGPAPASVPDPRLISSALTDRDPKATANAQAVYGTLVGLENAARGGTPRGTILGQHEELHNERLNPEYGDRPGLKQPGYYYQRTADLTGRLAGFVEADLGPGYGQSGWGAGDPRSYSSGKWPTCRPGWQYTDDVVDLLEGVWDGLPRPADGSYYTGGTQQNCDGSTTTLPENGGAPAGVVGLSFHEPYPGSAVKSFDEVQCSQSPAAHDPGWFDRVIDWHDNTPEYQALLGDLSYLADHLSYLSDHGVPVLFRPYHEMNAPSCATGFWWADQSPEKFKALWRIMYNYLVNTRGLHNLIFVWSPAAWNGVTGTDPAAYYPGGQYVDVVGVDDYSSTPATVAKQSVWTAQWYKGLEPYRKPRMLAESFYVPVNQAQRDTLSRTPWVIWSVWGQAITADNATEPRERNTQGDLMLSFRSPLAITGGGRAQGSTFDWRRLHQS, from the coding sequence ATGCTGGGGCACAGCGGGCTTGGGGATCGGCAGGGCGAATCCACGCTTCGGCCGGACTGGCGCAAGCCCTCCTGGAAGCGCCACGACTCCCACCTGCGGATCGGGGCCTTCGCCGCCACCGTCGTCCTGGTGGCCGGTCTGCTGATCGCGGGCTCCCGGTCCGACGCGGGGCCCGCCCCGGCTTCCGTGCCCGATCCGCGGCTGATCAGCTCGGCCCTCACCGATCGCGATCCGAAGGCCACCGCGAACGCCCAGGCCGTCTACGGGACCCTCGTCGGCCTTGAGAACGCCGCCCGCGGCGGCACCCCTCGGGGCACCATCCTGGGCCAGCACGAGGAACTGCACAACGAGCGGCTCAACCCCGAGTACGGCGACCGCCCGGGGCTCAAGCAGCCGGGCTACTACTACCAGCGGACCGCCGACCTCACCGGTCGCCTCGCCGGGTTCGTCGAAGCCGACCTGGGCCCCGGTTACGGCCAGTCGGGATGGGGGGCCGGAGACCCGCGCAGCTACTCCAGCGGAAAGTGGCCGACGTGCCGACCCGGCTGGCAGTACACCGATGACGTGGTGGACCTGCTGGAGGGGGTCTGGGACGGTCTGCCGCGGCCGGCCGACGGGAGCTACTACACGGGCGGCACCCAGCAGAACTGCGACGGCTCGACCACCACGCTGCCCGAGAACGGCGGCGCCCCGGCGGGAGTCGTCGGGCTCTCCTTCCACGAGCCCTACCCCGGCAGCGCGGTGAAGTCCTTCGACGAGGTGCAGTGCAGCCAGTCCCCGGCCGCGCACGACCCTGGCTGGTTCGACCGGGTCATCGACTGGCACGACAACACTCCCGAGTACCAGGCGCTGCTCGGCGATCTCTCCTACCTGGCCGACCACCTGTCCTATCTGTCCGACCACGGCGTACCGGTGCTGTTCAGGCCGTATCACGAGATGAACGCACCGAGTTGCGCCACCGGCTTCTGGTGGGCGGACCAATCGCCGGAGAAGTTCAAGGCGCTGTGGCGAATCATGTACAACTACCTCGTCAACACCCGGGGCCTGCACAATCTGATCTTCGTCTGGTCGCCGGCGGCCTGGAACGGGGTGACGGGCACCGATCCGGCCGCCTACTACCCCGGCGGCCAGTACGTGGACGTGGTCGGTGTCGACGACTACAGCAGTACTCCTGCGACGGTGGCCAAGCAGTCGGTCTGGACCGCCCAGTGGTACAAGGGCCTTGAGCCCTACCGGAAGCCGCGCATGCTCGCCGAGTCGTTCTACGTCCCGGTCAACCAGGCCCAGCGGGACACTCTGAGTCGAACGCCCTGGGTGATCTGGTCGGTCTGGGGCCAGGCGATCACCGCGGACAACGCGACCGAGCCGCGCGAGCGCAACACCCAGGGGGACCTGATGCTGAGTTTCCGCTCCCCACTGGCCATCACGGGCGGCGGCAGGGCGCAGGGTTCGACCTTCGACTGGCGTCGGCTCCACCAGAGTTAG